A stretch of the Mycobacterium shigaense genome encodes the following:
- a CDS encoding alpha/beta hydrolase has translation MTPSLPGAPDLQRGVGRVPTRWTSLLQGAVTNVGPKVIPWIPAPAKRALSGIRAVVIDGNTLDPTLQLMLSGLRLAGIDGLLVADGDPAASRAQMHDSLTGFAGPQIHVVVRDLSLPGPAGAIAARHYRPASGEATDLLVFFHGGGWTIGDLDSYDALCRLICRDAGIHVLSIDYRLAPEHPAPAAIEDAYAAFTWACEHAGEFGATSGRVAVGGDSAGGNLAAVVSQLARDAGGPTPVLQWLLYPRTDFTAQTRSLSLFARGFLLTKRDMDLFAAHYLKGSGIEPTDPRVSPLLAESHAGLAPALIAVAGFDPLRDEGQSYAAALQAAGTPVDLRYLGSLTHGFANLFPLGGHSATATSDLISALRAHLSRA, from the coding sequence ATGACACCGAGTCTGCCAGGCGCACCGGACCTGCAGCGGGGAGTTGGACGCGTGCCGACGCGCTGGACCAGCCTGTTGCAGGGCGCGGTCACCAACGTCGGGCCCAAGGTCATTCCGTGGATCCCGGCACCCGCCAAACGCGCGCTGTCCGGGATCCGCGCGGTGGTCATCGACGGCAACACGCTCGACCCCACGCTGCAGCTGATGCTGTCCGGTCTGCGGTTGGCCGGCATCGACGGTCTGCTGGTCGCCGACGGCGACCCGGCGGCGTCGCGCGCCCAGATGCACGATTCGCTGACGGGTTTCGCCGGTCCGCAGATTCATGTCGTGGTGCGCGACCTCTCGCTGCCCGGCCCGGCCGGTGCCATCGCGGCGCGGCACTACCGCCCCGCCAGCGGCGAGGCCACGGACCTGCTGGTTTTCTTTCACGGCGGCGGCTGGACGATCGGCGATCTCGACTCCTATGACGCGTTGTGCCGATTGATCTGCCGTGACGCCGGGATCCACGTGCTGTCGATCGACTACCGGCTGGCTCCCGAGCATCCCGCGCCCGCGGCGATCGAGGATGCTTATGCCGCTTTCACCTGGGCATGCGAGCACGCCGGCGAGTTCGGCGCGACGTCCGGACGGGTCGCCGTCGGCGGGGACAGCGCGGGCGGCAACCTGGCCGCGGTCGTGTCCCAGCTGGCTCGCGACGCGGGCGGCCCCACCCCGGTGCTGCAGTGGCTGCTCTACCCGCGGACCGACTTCACCGCGCAGACCCGGTCGTTGAGCCTGTTCGCGCGCGGCTTCCTGCTGACCAAGCGGGACATGGATCTGTTCGCCGCGCACTATCTGAAGGGGTCGGGCATCGAGCCGACGGACCCGCGGGTGTCGCCCTTGCTGGCCGAGTCGCACGCCGGGCTGGCTCCCGCGCTGATAGCGGTCGCCGGTTTCGACCCGCTGCGTGACGAGGGCCAAAGCTATGCGGCGGCGCTGCAGGCCGCGGGCACCCCGGTCGACCTGCGCTACCTGGGTTCGCTGACGCATGGGTTCGCCAACCTGTTCCCGCTGGGCGGCCACAGCGCCACGGCAACCAGCGACCTGATCTCGGCTCTGCGGGCTCACCTGAGCCGCGCTTGA
- a CDS encoding DsbA family protein, protein MADKPKRPERFDLKSTGGKSGRLIQIGGTAFIVIFAVALVFYIVTQHHDKKGGASGQGDTVRVTSSKLITQPGTTNPKAVVTFYEDFLCPACGNFERTFGPTVSRLIDAGAIAADYSMVAILDNNKNQNYSSRAGAAALCVADESIDAFRRFHAALYSAGTQPDERSSNFPDNAKLIEIAREAGVVGKVPDCINSGKYLSKVSGAASAAGINATPTIKINGENYDPSTPDALVAKIKSIVGDVPGIDSAVAPGAA, encoded by the coding sequence GTGGCCGACAAACCTAAACGTCCCGAGCGATTCGACCTCAAGTCCACGGGCGGCAAATCCGGCCGCCTCATCCAGATCGGCGGGACCGCGTTCATCGTGATCTTCGCTGTCGCACTGGTCTTCTACATCGTGACGCAGCATCACGACAAGAAGGGCGGCGCATCGGGGCAGGGCGACACGGTTCGGGTGACGTCGAGCAAGCTGATCACCCAGCCAGGCACCACCAACCCCAAGGCTGTCGTTACTTTCTACGAGGACTTCCTGTGTCCGGCGTGCGGTAATTTCGAGCGCACCTTCGGTCCGACGGTGTCCAGGCTCATCGACGCCGGCGCCATCGCGGCCGACTACTCGATGGTGGCCATTCTCGACAACAACAAGAACCAGAACTATTCGTCGCGGGCCGGCGCGGCGGCGTTGTGCGTTGCCGACGAGTCCATCGACGCGTTCCGCCGCTTTCACGCCGCCTTGTACAGCGCGGGGACGCAACCCGACGAACGGAGCAGCAACTTCCCCGACAACGCGAAGCTGATCGAAATCGCCCGCGAGGCCGGTGTGGTCGGAAAGGTGCCCGACTGCATCAACAGCGGGAAATACCTGTCGAAGGTCAGCGGTGCGGCGTCGGCGGCGGGCATCAACGCAACCCCCACGATCAAGATCAACGGCGAGAACTACGACCCGTCGACGCCCGACGCGCTCGTCGCCAAGATCAAGAGCATCGTGGGCGATGTGCCCGGGATCGACAGCGCTGTCGCTCCTGGCGCTGCGTGA
- a CDS encoding vitamin K epoxide reductase family protein encodes MTAAVTRDRVPAPSAWWVLIAGVIGLLGSVTLTVEKIDLLADPGYVPTCNFNPILSCGSVMVTPQASLLGFPNPLLGIAGFAVVVVAGVLAVAKVPLPRWFWIGLAVGLLVGAVFVHWLIFQSLYRIGALCPYCMVVWAVVITLLVVVISIVVRPSLGGAGAAARVLFGWRWSLVTLWFTAVFLLIMVRFWDYWSTLL; translated from the coding sequence GTGACGGCCGCGGTGACCCGCGACCGCGTGCCCGCGCCGAGCGCGTGGTGGGTGTTGATCGCCGGTGTCATCGGGTTGCTGGGGTCGGTGACCCTCACCGTGGAAAAGATCGACCTCCTGGCGGACCCCGGCTACGTGCCGACGTGCAATTTCAATCCGATCCTGTCGTGCGGCTCGGTGATGGTCACCCCGCAGGCGTCGCTGTTGGGCTTTCCCAATCCGCTGCTGGGCATCGCCGGATTCGCCGTCGTGGTGGTGGCCGGCGTGCTGGCTGTCGCGAAAGTCCCGTTGCCCCGGTGGTTTTGGATCGGGCTGGCGGTGGGGTTACTGGTCGGCGCGGTGTTCGTGCACTGGCTGATCTTCCAGAGTCTTTACCGGATCGGCGCGTTGTGCCCCTATTGCATGGTGGTCTGGGCGGTCGTCATCACGCTGTTGGTAGTGGTGATCTCGATCGTGGTGCGCCCGTCGCTGGGTGGCGCGGGCGCCGCGGCGCGGGTGCTTTTCGGTTGGCGCTGGTCGCTGGTGACGTTGTGGTTCACCGCGGTGTTTCTCCTGATCATGGTGCGGTTCTGGGATTATTGGTCGACGCTTTTGTGA
- a CDS encoding aldo/keto reductase, producing the protein MAGPLEKDVVTLNDGTAIPAVGLGVFKVPAAATRQAVSAALPTGYRHIDTAAAHPNERETGRAVVESDVPRDQLYVVAKLANPDQGYDSTLTAFDAIGVAPAVNQTELHPRFPRSTEAWVPLGRGAPLNHPAISAVAEVRGRTPAQVLIRWHLQLGNIVIPKSVDPTRIASNFDVFDFEPSAEEMASISSLDDGTRLGPNPRTFSFTGR; encoded by the coding sequence ATGGCCGGCCCCCTCGAAAAAGACGTAGTCACCCTGAATGACGGTACTGCGATCCCCGCCGTCGGCCTCGGCGTCTTCAAGGTCCCGGCGGCGGCCACCCGGCAGGCGGTGAGTGCCGCGCTGCCCACCGGATACCGGCATATCGACACCGCCGCGGCCCACCCCAATGAACGGGAGACGGGGCGTGCGGTTGTCGAGTCCGACGTGCCGCGCGACCAACTCTACGTCGTGGCCAAACTGGCCAACCCGGACCAAGGCTACGACAGCACGCTGACGGCCTTCGACGCGATCGGCGTCGCCCCCGCCGTCAACCAGACCGAGCTGCACCCGCGGTTCCCCAGATCGACCGAGGCGTGGGTGCCGCTGGGTCGAGGAGCGCCCCTGAATCATCCGGCGATCAGCGCCGTGGCCGAAGTCCGTGGCCGGACACCCGCGCAGGTGTTGATCCGATGGCATTTGCAACTCGGTAATATCGTGATCCCCAAGTCAGTAGACCCCACCCGGATTGCGAGTAACTTTGACGTGTTCGACTTCGAACCCAGTGCCGAAGAAATGGCGTCGATCAGCTCGCTCGACGATGGAACCCGGCTTGGTCCGAATCCGCGAACTTTCAGTTTCACAGGCAGGTGA